The following are from one region of the Takifugu rubripes chromosome 12, fTakRub1.2, whole genome shotgun sequence genome:
- the LOC101068478 gene encoding recoverin-like: MGNTKSGAMSKEILEELKMNTKFSEMELVQWYENFKRQCPSERITKEEFQEIYSKFFPDSDAQTYSQHVFRSFDTNADGTLDFKEYIIALHMTSTGKTTTMKLEWAFGLFDVDKNGYIIKSEVKEICTAIFRMIPKDEIWKLPSDENTADKRAEKLWRFFKKSEKDRVTESEFIQGVLANEAALRLIQYQPLK; encoded by the exons ATGGGCAACACCAAGAGTGGCGCCATGTCCAAGGAGATCCTGGAGGAACTGAAAATGAACACCAAGTTCTCTGAGATGGAGCTGGTCCAGTGGTATGAAAATTTTAAAAGGCAGTGTCCATCAGAGCGCATCACCAAGGAGGAGTTTCAGGAGATCTACAGCAAGTTCTTCCCAGACAGCGACGCGCAGACGTATTCCCAACACGTCTTCCGCTCCTTTGACACGAATGCGGACGGCACACTGGATTTCAAAGAGTACATCATCGCTCTCCACATGACGTCGACAGGGAAGACCACCACCATGAAGCTGGAGTGGGCCTTCGGGCTTTTCGACGTGGACAAGAACGGCTACATCATCAAGTCCGAAGTGAAAGAAATTTGCACG GCGATATTTAGAATGATTCCTAAAGATGAGATTTGGAAACTGCCCTCAGATGAAAACACAGCCGATAAACGAGCTGAAAAACTCTGGAGATTCTTCAAAAAGAGCGAAAAAG aTCGGGTGACAGAAAGCGAGTTTATCCAGGGAGTGTTAGCAAACGAAGCTGCCCTCCGTTTGATTCAGTATCAGCCTTTGAAGTGA
- the tmem238a gene encoding transmembrane protein 238a: protein MALCDGLSHCKLALAFAVLMDVVGGTALLMGVFAPLEIKGQDFGDLLVYTGALLVLASLAGWVLWYSGNIEGLTSRKELGHIGSAVDRLARNISRKMRTYRGQY, encoded by the exons ATGGCGCTGTGTGATGGCCTGTCCCACTGTAAACTGGCTCTGGCCTTCGCTGTGTTGATGGACGTGGTTGGAGGAACCGCCCTGCTCATGGGGGTCTTCGCTCCACTGGAGATCAAAGGGCAGGACTTCGGAGACTTACTGGTCTACACTG GGGCTCTGCTGGTGCTGGCGTCTCTGGCTGGATGGGTGCTGTGGTACAGCGGGAACATCGAAGGTCTCACGTCCAGGAAGGAGCTGGGACACATCGGCAGCGCCGTCGACAGGCTGGCCCGCAACATCAGCCGCAAGATGCGCACGTACAGGGGCCAGTACTGA
- the LOC101076358 gene encoding coiled-coil domain-containing protein 106-like isoform X1, with protein MDPSSSRDDTSPPEEHYAAQASSSSTVPAGGGRLYLDAYEVSFPLEESMDRPPSYLNQGQQMMDEPVVQEPPHSQYSPFILVSNLRAHLYVALEKNAWLQKRIEELEEERNFLRCQLDRFIVSMRSSEDWCGDSQRAVKGQPAGSPSPPSPMTTRSGMTLKHIQGAGSRSRRSAAITAAVKQEFHLEEEKFFTEDEYVEEEEDDDDEEEDEASSSEKGLKKKGRGRANSEPRMKMRRIFRITHGRERQRVKDPDGVLIRYKKILTTYQRVRSMSRAFQIHGVDRNTMASTSPIAELLLVAPEKMAEVGEFEASREKLLDYARRCYKTMDEQTHTKVQAMKKTHKLLPISYRFRN; from the exons ATGGATCCCTCCAGCAGCAGGGACGACACCAGCCCGCCAG AAGAACACTATGCGGCTCAGGCATCTTCATCATCGACTGtaccagcaggaggaggacgctTGTATCTAGATGCCTATGAGGTATCTTTTCCCCTGGAGGAGAGCATGGACAGACCACCAAGCTACCTGAACCAAGGCCAGCAGATGATGGACG AGCCGGTGGTGCAGGAGCCTCCCCACTCCCAGTACAGCCCCTTCATCCTGGTGTCCAACCTGCGAGCTCACCTATATGTGGCTCTGGAGAAGAACGCCTGGCTGCAGAAACGcattgaggagctggaggaggagcgcaACTTCCTGCGCTGCCAGCTGGACCGTTTCATCGTGAGCATGAGGAGCTCCGAAG ACTGGTGTGGTGACTCCCAGAGGGCTGTGAAGGGCCAGCCTGCcggctctccctcccctccctcccccatgaCCACCAGGTCTGGTATGACCCTCAAACACATTCAGGGAGCAGGATCACGCAGCCGCCGCAGCGCCGCCATTACAG CTGCCGTCAAGCAGGAGTTtcacctggaggaggaaaaattCTTCACGGAAGACGAGtatgtggaggaagaggaggacgacgacgatgaggaggaggacgaggcgtCGTCCTCTGAGAAAGGGCTAAAGAAAAAGGGCAGAGGGCGGGCCAACAGCGAGcccaggatgaagatgaggaggatctTCAGGATCACCCACggcagagagaggcagagag TCAAAGACCCAGACGGAGTTCTGATCCGTTATAAGAAGATTCTGACCACCTACCAGCGGGTGAGGAGCATGTCCCGAGCCTTCCAGATCCACGGAGTGGACAGGAACACCATGGCCTCCACCTCGCCCATCGCCGAGCTACTGCTGGTGGCTCCAGAGAAG ATGGCTGAGGTCGGGGAGTTTGAGGCCTCGAGGGAGAAGCTTCTGGATTACGCCCGCCGCTGCTACAAGACCATGGACGAGCAGACGCACACCAAGGTCCAGGCCATGAAGAAGACCCACAAGCTCCTGCCCATCTCCTACAGGTTCCGGAACTGA
- the LOC101076358 gene encoding coiled-coil domain-containing protein 106-like isoform X2, with protein MDPSSSRDDTSPPGGGRLYLDAYEVSFPLEESMDRPPSYLNQGQQMMDEPVVQEPPHSQYSPFILVSNLRAHLYVALEKNAWLQKRIEELEEERNFLRCQLDRFIVSMRSSEDWCGDSQRAVKGQPAGSPSPPSPMTTRSGMTLKHIQGAGSRSRRSAAITAAVKQEFHLEEEKFFTEDEYVEEEEDDDDEEEDEASSSEKGLKKKGRGRANSEPRMKMRRIFRITHGRERQRVKDPDGVLIRYKKILTTYQRVRSMSRAFQIHGVDRNTMASTSPIAELLLVAPEKMAEVGEFEASREKLLDYARRCYKTMDEQTHTKVQAMKKTHKLLPISYRFRN; from the exons ATGGATCCCTCCAGCAGCAGGGACGACACCAGCCCGCCAG gaggaggacgctTGTATCTAGATGCCTATGAGGTATCTTTTCCCCTGGAGGAGAGCATGGACAGACCACCAAGCTACCTGAACCAAGGCCAGCAGATGATGGACG AGCCGGTGGTGCAGGAGCCTCCCCACTCCCAGTACAGCCCCTTCATCCTGGTGTCCAACCTGCGAGCTCACCTATATGTGGCTCTGGAGAAGAACGCCTGGCTGCAGAAACGcattgaggagctggaggaggagcgcaACTTCCTGCGCTGCCAGCTGGACCGTTTCATCGTGAGCATGAGGAGCTCCGAAG ACTGGTGTGGTGACTCCCAGAGGGCTGTGAAGGGCCAGCCTGCcggctctccctcccctccctcccccatgaCCACCAGGTCTGGTATGACCCTCAAACACATTCAGGGAGCAGGATCACGCAGCCGCCGCAGCGCCGCCATTACAG CTGCCGTCAAGCAGGAGTTtcacctggaggaggaaaaattCTTCACGGAAGACGAGtatgtggaggaagaggaggacgacgacgatgaggaggaggacgaggcgtCGTCCTCTGAGAAAGGGCTAAAGAAAAAGGGCAGAGGGCGGGCCAACAGCGAGcccaggatgaagatgaggaggatctTCAGGATCACCCACggcagagagaggcagagag TCAAAGACCCAGACGGAGTTCTGATCCGTTATAAGAAGATTCTGACCACCTACCAGCGGGTGAGGAGCATGTCCCGAGCCTTCCAGATCCACGGAGTGGACAGGAACACCATGGCCTCCACCTCGCCCATCGCCGAGCTACTGCTGGTGGCTCCAGAGAAG ATGGCTGAGGTCGGGGAGTTTGAGGCCTCGAGGGAGAAGCTTCTGGATTACGCCCGCCGCTGCTACAAGACCATGGACGAGCAGACGCACACCAAGGTCCAGGCCATGAAGAAGACCCACAAGCTCCTGCCCATCTCCTACAGGTTCCGGAACTGA
- the LOC101076133 gene encoding CCR4-NOT transcription complex subunit 3-like, producing MADKRKLQGEIDRCLKKVGEGVEQFEDIWQKLHNAANTNQKEKYEADLKKEIKKLQRLRDQIKTWVASNEIKDKRNLVDNRKLIETQMERFKIVERETKTKAYSKEGLGLAQKVDPAQKEKEEVGTWLTNMIDTLNMQVDQFESEVESLSVQTRKKKGDKDKQDRIEELKKFIEKHRYHIRMLETILRMLDNDTLQVDAIRKIKDDVEYYIDSSQDPDFEDNEFLYDDLDLEDIPQTLVATSPPGHSHLEDEIFQHSSSTPTSTTSSSPIPPSPATCTTENSEDDKKRGRSTDSEVSQSPVKNGNPSSSLSSSSSSSSSSSSSSSVSGLTSSALVSMTTMAGGGNSSSSGSNSHHGTSGGLLSNTSVGSYSNATQQPPHPAAQQQPKNLVSSASSASISNSIALANSHPASSASSPPNASTLLTSNSQPQILSGPPPTSNSLSLGLSLGKGGISCSVTTSPMSGSLGLSGMSASLNTMASLLSNSTPAPYAQAAAVGAVGSGLPGSLGGIITTTSNSTLGSIGSVTVGGPTSSSGGLLGSVSGVNSIASGILGLSSGQAGMQGSSLVSLSPVGSLAPGGSVGVIGSNSSSSGSAGGSLSLSIRPPSQQKQTSSTSYSAVVADSTTDSTLNSTSQSQISQSLSLTSTANQSKDSGPSLLSSLSLSSSSPSPAFYSEAKTASSGALLNGPLSYSQSSDIIKPPEPLSSLKSMAERAALSSGIDGDVPSLHLTSDIFPTSTTAPTGPTSAPQSLLSEVSIPPSLGVCPLGPVPLSKDQQYQQTMEESAWTHMPHPSDSERIRQYLMRNPCPTLPFHHQVPPPHSDTVEFYQRLSTETLFFIFYYLEGTKAQYLAAKALKKQSWRFHTKYMMWFQRHEEPKTITDEFEQGTYIYFDYEKWGQRKKEGFTFEYRYLEDRDLQ from the exons ATGGCCGATAAAAGGAAACTTCAAG gTGAAATAGATCGATGTCTGAAAAAAGTAGGGGAAGGAGTGGAACAGTTTGAAGACATTTGGCAGAAG CTTCAcaatgcagcaaacacaaaccAGAAGGAGAAATATGAAGCAGACCTCAAGAAGGAGATTAAGAAGCTGCAG CGTCTTCGGGACCAGATCAAGACGTGGGTGGCATCCAACGAGATCAAAGACAAGAGGAACTTGGTGGACAACCGTAAACTCATAGAAACG CAAATGGAAAGATTCAAAATCGttgagagagaaacaaagacaaaagcttACTCAAAAGAGGGCTTGGGTCTGGCTCAGAAGGTGGACCCTGCccaaaaggagaaggaggaggtcgGCACATGGCTGACG AACATGATCGACACGCTGAACATGCAGGTGGACCAGTTTGAGAGTGAAGTGGAGTCTCTTTCAGTCCAGACgagaaagaagaaaggagaTAAGGAT AAGCAGGACCGGATCgaggagctgaagaagttcATCGAGAAGCACCGGTACCACATCCGGATGTTGGAGACCATTCTGAGGATGCTGGACAACGACACACTGCAGGTGGACGCCATCAGGAAAATCAAG GACGATGTGGAATATTACATAGACTCTTCACAGGATCCAGACTTTGAGGATAACGAGTTTCTCTATGACGACCTGGACCTGGAAGACATCC ctcAGACACTGGTCGCCACCTCCCCCCCAGGACACTCGCACTTGGAGGACGAGATCTTCCAGCACTCCAGCAGCACACCgacctccaccacttcctcctcacccatccctccctcgcCTGCCACTTGCACTACG GAGAACTCGGAGGATGACAAGAAGAGAGGCCGATCAACAGACAGTGAAGTTAGCCAG TCACCTGTGAAGAATGGAAACCCttcgtcctctctgtcctcttcctcgtcctcttcctcctcgtcctcatcttcttcatctgttTCGGGACTGACCTCATCCGCCTTGGTCTCTATGACGACCATGGCCGGAGGAGGGAACAGCAGTAGCTCTGGGAGCAATAGTCACCACGGCACCTCGGGGGGCCTCCTCTCTAACACCTCTGTCGGCAGCTACAGCAACGCCACCCAGCAGCCGCCCCACCCGGCGGCGCAGCAGCAGCCCAAGAACCTGGTTAGCTCCGCCTCCTCGGCATCCATCTCCAATTCCATCGCCTTGGCCAACAGCCACCCGGCCTCCTCTGCCTCGTCTCCCCCCAATGCAAGCACACTCTTGACATCCAATAGCCAGCCGCAGATCCTGTCAGGGCCCCCGCCTACCTCCAACAGCCTCAGCTTGGGTCTCTCGCTGGGCAAAGGCGGGATATCGTGCTCCGTCACCACCAGCCCCATGTCTGGCAGTCTGGGCCTGTCGGGGATGTCGGCGTCCCTAAACACCATGGCGAGCCTTCTCTCCAACTCCACCCCAGCACCGTACGCTCAGGCAGCCGCTGTAGGCGCGGTCGGATCCGGCCTACCGGGCTCTCTGGGCGGCATCATCACCACGACATCCAACAGCACTTTAGGCTCCATCGGGAGCGTCACCGTCGGCGGGCCGACGTCCTCGTCTGGGGGCCTGCTGGGCTCGGTGTCAGGGGTGAACAGCATCGCATCAGGGATTCTGGGGTTGAGTTCTGGTCAGGCGGGAATGCAGGGCTCCTCGCTGGTGTCGCTGAGTCCGGTTGGGAGTTTGGCACCAGGCGGCAGCGTAGGAGTCATcgggagcaacagcagcagctcaggatCAGCAGGAGGAAGCTTGTCGCTCTCTATCAGGCCGCCAAGCCAGCAGAAGCAGACCAGTAGCACCA GTTACAGTGCTGTTGTAGCAGACAGCACAACAGACTCCACCCTCAACAGCACCAGCCAATCCCAGATCAGCCAGTCCTTGTCCTTGACCTCTACAGCCAATCAGTC GAAAGACAGCGGTCCAAGTTTACTGAGCTCATTGagtttgtcctccagctccccATCACCAGCCTTCTACAGCGAGGCCAAGACCGCCAGCAGTGGCGCTCTGCTAAACGGGCCACTGTCGTACTCACAGTCCTCTGACATCATCAAG CCCCCAGAGCCTCTGAGCAGCCTGAAGTCCATGGCAGAGCGAGCAGCGCTCAGCTCAGGGATAGATGGAGACGTGCCCTCCCTGCACCTCACCTcag acaTCTTCCCCACCAGCACTACGGCCCCCACGGGCCCCACATCGGCACCTCAGTCCCTGCTGTCAGAGGTCAGCATCCCTCCGTCTCTGGGGGTCTGTCCTCTGGGGCCGGTCCCCCTGTCCAAAGACCAGCAGTACCAACAGACCATGGAGGAGTCGGCATGGACGCACATGCCCCACCCGTCTGACTCTGAGAGGATCAG GCAGTACCTGATGAGGAACCCTTGCCCCACCCTGCCTTTCCACCACCAGGTGCCGCCGCCTCACTCCGACACGGTGGAGTTTTACCAGAGGCTTTCCACGGAAACGCTCTTCTTCATCTTTTACTACCTTGAG GGCACGAAGGCCCAGTATCTGGCAGCCAAAGCTCTGAAGAAGCAGTCCTGGAGGTTCCACACCAAGTACATGATGTGGTTCCAGAGGCATGAAGAGCCCAAAACCATCACTGATGAGTTTGAGCAG GGAACATACATTTACTTTGACTACGAGAAATGGGGCCAGCGCAAGAAGGAAGGTTTCACCTTCGAGTACAGGTACCTCGAAGACCGAGACCTCCAATGA